The Bradyrhizobium sp. CCBAU 051011 DNA segment GGAGCGAAGCGATACCCATCAATTGCGTTGGCGAAAGATGATGGGTTTCGCTGCGCTCTACCCATCCTACGGTCAATTACTTTACTCTCGTCTCCGCCGCGATCAGCTCTTTGCCTTCCGCGGTCCTGATCGTGAGCTTCACCTGTTCACCGCTGCCGCTGGCCGGGATCGTCGCGGAAATGCGATTTCCGTTCTTCGGGTCGGCTTTCACGGCGTCGTCGAACAATATTGCATCGCCGCGTTTCAACGTTACGCGCAACGGCGTTGCCGGTTCGATACTGAAGAACTGAAGATGCACGCCCGCTGCCGCGGCTGACAAATTGATCAGGATATTCTCGTTCGCATGTGTCACGTTGCTCATGCCGACGGTCGGGCTGTAGGTTTCAGGAATTGACACTTCGCCCCGTGCCGGAAGCCTGGCGCGATGGAAAAACTGGTCCGACACGCCCGCCCACAATTCGACGTAAGGCCGCGCTTCGCTCGGATCCTTGCGGACGTCGGTTTCGTTCGCGAACGACGAAAATCCCCACGTCCACATCTTTAGGCCCGGCGTGACCGTATTGTCCGCGATCCGGATGATCCCCTCTTCATTGTCGTGATTGATCACACCCCAGAAATTCCCGCCCTGCATATCGGGCGCCGCGTACGCGATGCCCATGGTCGGCCAGTTCTTGAAGTGGCGCAGCTTTTCGAAACGGCTCCTGCCCGTGCCTGCGCTCTCATCGCCGCGGGACAGATTGGCCGACCAGGCGGGCGTGGTGTAGGCCTCGATCGGCGCGATGATTTCGGCGTCGCCGGTTGTCTTGGGATTCTTCGGGTCCGATCCTGGTGCGAGCGTCGTGCAGGTCCAGTACTCGTACTCGACCGCCTTATCGTGCGGATTCTTCAACACTACCCGCGCATCGAGCGCGGCGCGATCAGCTTTCAGCGTGACGTAGTAAGTCGCTTCGATACCTGTCGCCCCCTTCAGGAAACGCCCTGGCGCGGCGGAATACGCGAAATCATCTTTGAGCGACATCGACACCGTCACTTCGCTGGCGCTCGCCTTTACGACCTTGAAATCCCACGGCTTCAGCCACGCCTTGCCATGCTCGGCATCGGGGAACGTCGGGAAGATGCCGCCATACACCATCAGCCAGTCGTAATAAAAATTGCCGGCGTTCATCCCGTAGGGCACACCAACCTCCGTGCGATAAAGTTGTTCGTGGCCGGTCGGCTTGTAGATGATGGAAAGAATGCGGCCGCCAAATTCCGGGACGAGCGTTACCTTCAGATAACGGTTCTCGAGCACGTGGGTCTTGAACGTGCGATCGACGATGGTCTGCTTGTCGAGCGACCCGTCGACGAATCCGTTCTCCGCGGAGGTCGCGTACTTGACGGTGCTCCACGTGATCGTCGACTCGCTGAGAGACACGCCGTCGGGCACCGGCGAAGCCGCATCTGCGACGAGGTGAAGCGCAAAGGTCGTTGAAATAAAAGCAAACGCAAAGGCAGCAAGGTTGCGTGAGGGAACATGAACTGCCATTTGCGACGCCCTCGAACGAGTAGGATGAATAGAGCGAAGCGAACCCATCAATCTGGTACCGCAGCGATGGGTTTCGCTGCGCTCTACCCATCCTACGCCATCGGCATCCTCACGCCACCGGCTTGACACCCGGCAGCGCTGCTTGCGCGTTCTGCAACGCCTCGATCAGTTGTCCCAATTCTTGCCTGCCAAAAAAGACTTCAATATCGCCGTTTTGTCTGAGAGACAGTGCAAGTCCGACGATCTCACCTTCGACGCGGACCAAAGCGAAAGCTTCATCTCCGCTATCGCGGTCTGTAAAGGGGATCATGGCAACCTGCATCGGAATTGCCCTCTTTCCGGTCCTAGCCTTGGAGGATGGGTTTCGCTTCGCGATACCCATCCTCCGATTACTAAGGGAACCGATGGGTTTCGTCGCGCTCAATTACGGTTCGGAATACCGGGGCGCCCGCCTTCGCTGAACGGTGATCGGCTCTCACACCGGCTTGATGTCCGGAAGTGGTGGGCCGAGAAGTGGGCTCCGATCCATGTATTCGCCGTCGTCTTCCTGGGCGAGCAGGATTCCTGCAACGATAAACCCTCGCCACCCGATTCCCCGCAGGGCGTAAACCTTATTCCCAGGCTCGATCATCTCAATCGGGTTGCTGCGAAACTCGCGCAGGTACTCTCGATCTTCCTCCACGATTTCGAAGCCTTCGAACCAAGAGCGGATCTCCATAGCGCGCACGTCCCGGACCAGCACATCGATGCGTGTGTGATGCTCGTTCGTCTTCCCGCTTCTAAGCAATAGGAGTCCGTGACTTGCTTCGTAGCTAAATATGGAAAATTTTCTGTCCGATTTGAATGATGAGATTGCCATCACACCACCGGCTTCACGCCTGGCAGCGCCGTGACGAGATCGCGGAACGCGGCGCCGCGGATTTCGAAATTACGGTACTGGTCGAACGAGGCACAGGCGGGCGACAGCAGCACCACGGGATCGGCAATCCCCGACGCCTCCGCATCGCGCGCGGCGCTGGCCACCGCAACATCGAGCGTTTCCGAAATCTCGTGCGGCACGCGTTCGCCCAGCGTTCCCGCAAACTCCTGCGCGGCCTCGCCGATCAGATAGGCTTTGCGGATGCGCGGAAAGTATTCGGTGAGGCCGGTGATACCGCCCTGCTTCGGCTTGCCGCCGGCGATCCAGTAAATATCGGCGAAGGAAGACAGCGCGTGCGCGGCGGCATCGGCATTGGTGCCCTTGGAGTCGTTGACGAACAGCACGTTGCCGCGGCGGCCGACCTGCTCCATGCGATGCGCCAGACCCGGAAAGCTGCGCAGGCCGTTTTGCAGCGTATCGGTCGAGATACCCATTGCGAGCGCGCAGGCCGCGGCGCAGGCCGCGTTCTGCGCGTTGTGCAGGCCGCGCAGCGAACCGATACCGCCCAGCCTTGCGACCTCGCGGCGCGCACCGCCGGACGCCTGCACGATGGTTTCGCGCTCGACGTAGACGCCGTCGGGCAGCGGGTTCTTCACTGATATCCGCGCCACGCGCTTGCCAGACTGATCGAGGCGATCGGCGATGTTGCGGCACCAGCCGTCATCGACGCCCACGATCGAGGTGCCCTGCGGCTGCACGCCGGCGACGAGCCGCGCCTTCACGGCAGCGTAGTGCTCCAGCGTGCCGTGGCGGTCGATATGGTCTTCGCTGACATTGAGGAGAATGCCGACGGACGGATCGAGCGAGGGCGCGAGGTCGATCTGATACGACGACATCTCGACCACATGCACGCGCCCCATCCGCGGCGGCTCCAGCGACAGGATCGCGGTGCCGATATTGCCGCCCATCTGGGTGTCGTAGCCTGCCACCTTCATCAGATGCGCGATCAGCGCGGTCGTGGTCGACTTGCCGTTAGTGCCGGTGATGGCGACGAACGGCGCGTCCGGCGCATGACGGCGGCGCTCGCGGCAAAACAGTTCGATGTCGCCGATCACCTCGCAGCCGGCCTGCCGCGCCATCAGCACGGACCAATGCGGCGCCGGATGCGTGAGCGGCGCGCCGGGCGTCAGGATCAGCGCGGAAAAGTTCGACCACGACACCGTGCGCAGATCGGCCGTGGTGAAACCGGCCTGCGCCGCCTTGGCGACGTTGTCGGCACTGTCGTCGCCCGCGATCACCTCCGCGCCGCCGGCCTTCAGCGCGTGGCAGCTCGCAAGGCCGGAACCGCCGAGACCGAAGACGGCGACCGTCTTGCCTGCGAATGACGTGACGGGGATCATGCGGCACACGTCATTCCGGGGCGATGCGCCAGCATCGAACCCGGAATCTCGAGATTCCGGATTGCCGCTTCGCGGCCTCCGGAATGACGGTTGATAGAAAAACTCCCCAAGAACATCACCGCAGCTTCAGCGTGGAAAGGCCGGCGAGCGCCAGCATCACCGAGATGATCCAGAACCGGATCACGATCTGCGGCTCGGTCCAGCCCTTCTGCTCGAAATGATGATGCAGCGGCGCCATCCGGAACACGCGTTTTCCCGTCAGCTTGAACGAGGTCACCTGCACGATCACCGAGACCGCTTCCAGCACGAACAGGCCGCCGATCACGGCGAGCACGATCTCGTGCTTCACCGCCACCGCGGTCGCCCCCAGCATGCCGCCGAGCGCGAGCGAGCCGGTATCGCCCATGAAGATCGAGGCCGGCGGCGCGTTGAACCAGAGGAAGCCGAGACCGGCGCCGAGCACCGCGCCGCACAGCACTGCAAGCTCGCCGGTGCCGGCGACATATCGGATCTGCAGATAATCCGAAAACACCGCGTTGCCGGTCAGATAGGAGATCATGCCGAAGCTGGCGGCGGCGATCATGACCGGCACGATGGCAAGCCCATCGAGACCGTCGGTCAGGTTCACCGCATTGCCGGCGCCGACGATGACGAAGGCACCGAAGATCACGAAGAACCAGCCGAAATTAATCACGACGTCCTTCAGGAAGGGAATCGCGAGCGACGTCGATGTCACATCGCGGCCGAGCCGCACCAGCGCGTAGCAGGCCACAAGCGCAATCACCGCCTCGATCAAAAGCCGCAGCTTGCCGGCGAAGCCGCTGTGGCTCTGCTTGGTCACCTTCAGATAGTCGTCGTAGAAGCCGACGAAGCCGAAGCCGAGCGTCACCGCCAGCACGATCCAGACATAGGGGTTGAGCGGGTTGGCCCACAGCAACGTCGAGACGACAAGGCCGGAAAGGATCATCAGCCCGCCCATTGTCGGCGTACCCTTCTTGGAGATCAGGTGGGATGCCGGGCCGTCGGTGCGGATCGGCTGGCCCTTGCCTTGCCGGAGTCGCAGATGATCAATGATCCAGGGCCCGAACAGGAACACGAACAGTGCGCCCGTCACCATCGCCCCGCCGGTACGGAAAGTGATGTAGCGAAATACGTTCAGCGCGCCGCGGAAGATGCCAAAACCGGGAACGGTGTTGGAAAGCTCGATCAGCCAGTAAAACATTCAGGTAGGCCCTATCACGCGGCTTGGTTGCGCCGTCTTTGGAGGGAAGCGCTCCGGGAACGTCTTCGTTCCGGGAGCGCCTTGATAATCGTTTTCATCCTCAAACCAAGCAAATCCTGGTCATGCATGGGGTATTGACGAATCGCCTCTCGTGGAAGCAACGGCAGCCGGGTGCGGCCAGTCTACGCCTTTGCCTGCAAGGCGGCCAGCAGGCGGGGCACAAACTTGTTCACCCAGAACATCTTTTTGCTGCCCTTGACCACCACCACGTCCCCGTCCCGCAGCAATGCGGCGATTTGTTGGGGATCGAGCGTGGCCGGATCTTCATGCCAGCCGAGCGCCCGCTCCGCCGGGACGAGATCATATAAATGACGCATCAAGGGACCGACGCAGTAGATGCCGTCGATATCAGGCAGGTCTGCCGCGAGCTTCACGTGATAGGCGGGCGCATCAGCACCCAATTCCAGCATGTCGCCGAGAATAGCGATGCGCCGGCCAGATTTCACCGGCCGCGCCTTCAGGCTGCCGAGCGCGGCCACCATGCTGGCGGGGTTGCCGTTGAAACTGTCGTCGATCACGATGACACCATTGGCCGACTGTTCCACGCCGCGGCCGGTCATGATGCCGACATGACCGAGTTCTTTCGCCAGCGCCGCCGGATCGAGCCCGGCCGCATGGATCGACGCCAGCGCGGCGAGCGCATTCTGCAGGCGGTGCGGCGCGCCGGGCGTCAGGCCGAATTCGATCGGCTTGCCGTTGACCTGAACGGCAACGTTCCAGCTCTCGCCCTCGGGCGTGTGCTTCAGTTCCCGCACCTCGGAGGCTTCGCCGAAGCGAACGACCTTGCCGTTCCATTCCGGCGCCGCGACATCATCAGGCAACACCAGCACGCCGTCCTTGGGCAGGCCCTGCGCGATGCTCACCTTCTCGCGCCGGATCGCTTCCAGGCTGCCGAGCTTTTCCAGATGCACCGGCTGCACGTTCACCACCAGCGCCACCGTCGGCTTTGTCAGTTCGCTCAGCCGCGCGATCTCGCCGGTCTGGTTCATGCCCATCTCGACGACCCACACGCTCGCGCTTGGGCTGGCATTGCACAGCGTCAGCGGCACGCCCCAGAAATTGTTGAAGCTGCTCGGGCTCGCGTAGGCATTCGGATAGGCGGCGAGGAATTCCTTGGTGCTGGTCTTGCCGGCGCTGCCGGTCAGGCCGATCACCGGACCGTTGAAGCGCGCCCGCGCCGCGCGCGCGAGCGTCCAAAGCCCGTCAATCAGCGTATCCTTCACGACCAGTTGAGGAACGCTCACGCCGGCAATTCGATGCGGAACGATCATTGCCACCGCGCCGGCCGCCTCCGCCTTGTCGGCAAACTCCCAGCCATCGCGCGCGCTGGCGAAACTGGAGATGAAACCGCCGCTTGGCGTGCCGCTCAGCGCCACGAACAGGCTGCCCGATTTCACCAGGCGGCTGTCCTGCGTGACGAAATCAATCGGCGTGCCGGGGAATTCACCTGACAGCCCCAGCGCGCGCGCAACTTCGGCAACCGTCCACAATGGCGTAGCGCTCATACCACCCTCGCTGCGAGCGCGGTCGCCACCGCCTCATGATCACTGAACGGCAAGACCCTGTCGCCGACGATCTGCCCGGTCTCGTGGCCCTTGCCGGCGATCAACAGCGCATCGCCGGGCTGCAGTGCCGCGATCCCTGCCCTGATCGCCTCGGTGCGATCGCCGATATCGGTTGCGCCCTTCGCTTCGGCCAGAATGGCGGCGCGGATCGCAGCCGGATTTTCGCTGCGCGGATTGTCGTCGGTGACGATGACGTGATCGGCATTCTCGGCCGCGATCGCGCCCATGATCGGGCGTTTTCCCGCGTCGCGGTCGCCGCCGGCGCCGAAGATGACGATCAGCTTGCGTTTCGCATAAGGCCGCAGCGCCTGCAGCGACTTCGCCAATGCATCCGGCTTGTGCGCGTAATCGACGAAAATCGGCGCGCCGTTGTATTCGCCGACCCGCTCCAGCCGCCCCTTGGCGCCTTCGAGATGTTCGAGCGTTGCGAACACCTCGGCCGGATCGCTGCCGGTTCCGATTGCGAGCCCCGCTGCAACCAGCGCATTCTCGATCTGGAATTCGCCGACCAGTGGCAGCTTGATCGTGTAATTGCGCCCGCGATGCTCGAGCGCGAGGTTCTGCGCAAATCCTTCGACGGTGACACCGACAAGGCGGATACCTTCGCCGTCACCATCGGTATTGCCGCCGACGGCAATGATACGCAAGCCCCGCGCCTGCGCCGCATCGATCACTTGCGGCGAGCAATCATGATCGGCCGAAATCACGGCCGCGCCACCAGGCGCGATCAGATCGCGGAACAGCCGCAGCTTGGCAGCGAGGTAATGCGCCTCATCCGGATGGTAGTCCATGTGGTCGCGCGACAGATTGGTAAAACCGCCGGCGGCGATGCGGACGCCATCGAGTCTGAACTGGTCGAGCCCGTGCGAGGATGCCTCGAAGGCGAGATGCGTGACGCCGTCGCCCGTGATCTCGTCGAGCTGCTTGTGAAGCGCGATCGGGTCCGGCGTCGTCAGCGAGCCGTAGACCGTGCGTTTTGGCGATACCAGACCGATGGTGCCTATGCTGGCGGAAGCGTGGCCGAGCCGTTCCCAGATCTGCCGCGTGAACGCCGCCACCGAAGTCTTGCCGCTGGTGCCGGTCACCGCCGCAATCGTCGCAGGCTGACGCGAATAGAATCTCGCCGCCGCCAGCGCCAGCGCGCGGCGCGGATTTGGCGTGACGAGGAACGGCACGCGCCGGTCTGACGAGGCACGGTCAGCCGCTACCGCCACCGCGCCTGCGGCGATTGCCGAATCGATGAAGCGCGAGCCGTCGGTCTTGCTGCCGGCGAGCGCAAAGAACAGGTCGCCCGGCTTCACCGCGCGGCTGTCGAAGCTGAGGCCCTTCACATCGACAGCTTCCGCCTGCGGCTCGATCGCCGCGTCATCGCTGAAGAGATCGCGAAGTTTCATGGTGTTCCAGTCCGGCCCGGCGCAGCACTGCTGCCAGGATAATGATCCGAATCGGATCTTATCCTCTCTATTTTGGGAGCATGATCTTGTCGGAAAACTGGTTTCCACTTTTCCGGATCATGCTCCTGATACGCCTTACTGGGTTGTCCTCGATGCCGCAAGAATAAGGCGGTCGGACGGCGGCAGATCGAACCGCGGTTCGATGCCCAGAAGCGGTCCGATGCGGGCAATCACCTTGCCGCCGGTTGGCACCGCGTTCCAGCCCGAGGTGATGAAGCCATGGGTTTCCGGCAGCGCCTTCGGCTCGTCCAGCATCACCAGGAGCTGATACTGCGGATTGTCAGCCGGGATGATCGCGGTGAAGGAGTTGAGCACCT contains these protein-coding regions:
- a CDS encoding DUF5107 domain-containing protein codes for the protein MAVHVPSRNLAAFAFAFISTTFALHLVADAASPVPDGVSLSESTITWSTVKYATSAENGFVDGSLDKQTIVDRTFKTHVLENRYLKVTLVPEFGGRILSIIYKPTGHEQLYRTEVGVPYGMNAGNFYYDWLMVYGGIFPTFPDAEHGKAWLKPWDFKVVKASASEVTVSMSLKDDFAYSAAPGRFLKGATGIEATYYVTLKADRAALDARVVLKNPHDKAVEYEYWTCTTLAPGSDPKNPKTTGDAEIIAPIEAYTTPAWSANLSRGDESAGTGRSRFEKLRHFKNWPTMGIAYAAPDMQGGNFWGVINHDNEEGIIRIADNTVTPGLKMWTWGFSSFANETDVRKDPSEARPYVELWAGVSDQFFHRARLPARGEVSIPETYSPTVGMSNVTHANENILINLSAAAAGVHLQFFSIEPATPLRVTLKRGDAILFDDAVKADPKNGNRISATIPASGSGEQVKLTIRTAEGKELIAAETRVK
- the murD gene encoding UDP-N-acetylmuramoyl-L-alanine--D-glutamate ligase; translated protein: MIPVTSFAGKTVAVFGLGGSGLASCHALKAGGAEVIAGDDSADNVAKAAQAGFTTADLRTVSWSNFSALILTPGAPLTHPAPHWSVLMARQAGCEVIGDIELFCRERRRHAPDAPFVAITGTNGKSTTTALIAHLMKVAGYDTQMGGNIGTAILSLEPPRMGRVHVVEMSSYQIDLAPSLDPSVGILLNVSEDHIDRHGTLEHYAAVKARLVAGVQPQGTSIVGVDDGWCRNIADRLDQSGKRVARISVKNPLPDGVYVERETIVQASGGARREVARLGGIGSLRGLHNAQNAACAAACALAMGISTDTLQNGLRSFPGLAHRMEQVGRRGNVLFVNDSKGTNADAAAHALSSFADIYWIAGGKPKQGGITGLTEYFPRIRKAYLIGEAAQEFAGTLGERVPHEISETLDVAVASAARDAEASGIADPVVLLSPACASFDQYRNFEIRGAAFRDLVTALPGVKPVV
- the mraY gene encoding phospho-N-acetylmuramoyl-pentapeptide-transferase, with protein sequence MFYWLIELSNTVPGFGIFRGALNVFRYITFRTGGAMVTGALFVFLFGPWIIDHLRLRQGKGQPIRTDGPASHLISKKGTPTMGGLMILSGLVVSTLLWANPLNPYVWIVLAVTLGFGFVGFYDDYLKVTKQSHSGFAGKLRLLIEAVIALVACYALVRLGRDVTSTSLAIPFLKDVVINFGWFFVIFGAFVIVGAGNAVNLTDGLDGLAIVPVMIAAASFGMISYLTGNAVFSDYLQIRYVAGTGELAVLCGAVLGAGLGFLWFNAPPASIFMGDTGSLALGGMLGATAVAVKHEIVLAVIGGLFVLEAVSVIVQVTSFKLTGKRVFRMAPLHHHFEQKGWTEPQIVIRFWIISVMLALAGLSTLKLR
- the murF gene encoding UDP-N-acetylmuramoyl-tripeptide--D-alanyl-D-alanine ligase, encoding MSATPLWTVAEVARALGLSGEFPGTPIDFVTQDSRLVKSGSLFVALSGTPSGGFISSFASARDGWEFADKAEAAGAVAMIVPHRIAGVSVPQLVVKDTLIDGLWTLARAARARFNGPVIGLTGSAGKTSTKEFLAAYPNAYASPSSFNNFWGVPLTLCNASPSASVWVVEMGMNQTGEIARLSELTKPTVALVVNVQPVHLEKLGSLEAIRREKVSIAQGLPKDGVLVLPDDVAAPEWNGKVVRFGEASEVRELKHTPEGESWNVAVQVNGKPIEFGLTPGAPHRLQNALAALASIHAAGLDPAALAKELGHVGIMTGRGVEQSANGVIVIDDSFNGNPASMVAALGSLKARPVKSGRRIAILGDMLELGADAPAYHVKLAADLPDIDGIYCVGPLMRHLYDLVPAERALGWHEDPATLDPQQIAALLRDGDVVVVKGSKKMFWVNKFVPRLLAALQAKA
- a CDS encoding UDP-N-acetylmuramoyl-L-alanyl-D-glutamate--2,6-diaminopimelate ligase, which translates into the protein MKLRDLFSDDAAIEPQAEAVDVKGLSFDSRAVKPGDLFFALAGSKTDGSRFIDSAIAAGAVAVAADRASSDRRVPFLVTPNPRRALALAAARFYSRQPATIAAVTGTSGKTSVAAFTRQIWERLGHASASIGTIGLVSPKRTVYGSLTTPDPIALHKQLDEITGDGVTHLAFEASSHGLDQFRLDGVRIAAGGFTNLSRDHMDYHPDEAHYLAAKLRLFRDLIAPGGAAVISADHDCSPQVIDAAQARGLRIIAVGGNTDGDGEGIRLVGVTVEGFAQNLALEHRGRNYTIKLPLVGEFQIENALVAAGLAIGTGSDPAEVFATLEHLEGAKGRLERVGEYNGAPIFVDYAHKPDALAKSLQALRPYAKRKLIVIFGAGGDRDAGKRPIMGAIAAENADHVIVTDDNPRSENPAAIRAAILAEAKGATDIGDRTEAIRAGIAALQPGDALLIAGKGHETGQIVGDRVLPFSDHEAVATALAARVV